The nucleotide sequence ATTGATACAGATCTGGATTACGTGCGCCAGCATACGCGGGTTCTGGTGAAGGCGATCGAGTGGCGCAACCGCGATCGCAACCCCGACCTTTTGCTGCGCGGCAGCGATCTGGAATCTGTTTTGCAATGGCTGACATAGAACACTGAAAAGGAACCCAAATCCAGAACGGCAACGGGAATGTATCAACGAGAGCTGCAAAGCGGAAGTTGAACGCCGTGAAGCCGAAATTCAGCGGGAGAAAACGGTTCGCAAGCGGATTACCGTTGCCCTGGTTGCCGCTGTTGGTGGCCTGGCGATCGCCACCGAGCTGGGTCTGGTGTGTTTAGCCAGTTTCAAGCAGCAGAAGCTCGTCGCAAACAGGCTGAGATGAATGAAATCAATGCCATCAGCCTTTCTTCAACGGTCAGACCCTGGAATCTTCAGGGTAAAGTGCTGCAAACTCTCCAGGGACACCAGAGCCGGGTTCTGGATATCAGCTTCAGCCCGGATGGACGATGGATTGCCACTGCTAGTGCCGATAAAACGGTTAAACTCTGGAACCGACAGGGCAAACTTCTAAAAACCCTGAATGGGCATAGTAATAATGTGAACAGTGTCCGCTTCAGCCCAGATGGGCAGCGGTTCGCCACAGCTAGCAGCGATCGCACCGTCATCCTCTGGAACCGGGATGGCAACCCCCTGCAAACCTTAAAGGGGCACGGCAATGAAGTCAAGCGAGCAGTCTTCAGTCCCAATGGGCAACTCATTGCCACCGCCAGTACCGACCAGACGGTGAAGCTCTGGACGCTCGATGGCAAACCCTCGACGACGCTAGCCGGTCATCAGCGAGGGGTGTGGGATGTTGTCTTCAGTCCCGATGGTAACGGGCTGGCCACTGCCAGTGATGACAAAACTGCCCGCCTCTGGAAGTTGGATGGCACCCTGCTGCATACCCTGAGCGATCATACTGATGGTGTCCTGTGCGTCAGCTTCAGCCCCGATGGGCAGACCCTGGCCACTTCTGGCTATGACCAGACGGTAAAGCTCTGGAACCTGGACGGCATCTTGCTCAATACACTCAAGGGCCATGCGGATCTGGTATACAGTCTTCAGTTCAGCCCCGATGGAGAAACCCTGGCAACTGCCAGCTTTGATCAAACAGCCAAAATCTGGCAGGTTCGCAGCGATCGCCTCCATATCCTATCAGGACATCGCAACTGGGTGTTTGACGTTGCTTTCAGCCCGGATGGGCAGGCGATCGCCACCGCCAGCCGGGACAAAACGGTCAAACTCTGGAATCGCTTTGGTAACTACCTGCGCACCTTTGACAATCAAGATGCCGTATTTAGTGTCAGCTTCAGCCCCGACAGCCAGACCATTGCCGCTGCCAGCAACGATTTCACCGTCAAACTCTGGAACCGGGACGGTCGGCTGATCAATACCTTAACCGGGCATCAAAGTGGAATCTGGTCTGTTGCCTTCAGTCCCGATAGCCAGCTCATTGCCACTGCCAGCGCCGACAAAACAGCCAAACTCTGGAAGGCCGATGGAACCTTTCTGAAAACGCTGAACGGGCACCAGGATAACGTCAATAGTGTCAGCTTTAGCCCCGATGGCAACACCCTGGTCACCGCCAGTTCAGACAGTACCGTGAGACTCTGGAACCGGGATGGTCAGTTGCTCAAAACGATTAAGGGCCATGATGGAGGCATTTGGGATGTCAGTTTCAGCCCCGATGGCAACACCCTGGTCACCGCCAGTTCCGATAAAACCGTCAAGCTCTGGAGTCGAGACGGTAAACTGCTGCGCACCTTAAAAGGGCATCTCCAGGATGCCAGAAGTGTTCGCTTTAGCCCCAATGGTCAAACCCTGGCTTCTGCCAGTTTTGACAAAACTATCCGGCTGTGGAGCCTGGATGGCAGGTTGCTTAAAATTCTGCAAGGGCACACGGATTCGCTGGCCAATATTGCCTTCAGCCCCGATGGAAAAACACTGGCATCGACGGGCACAGACAACACAGGGGTTCTCTGGAATCTGGAGTATCTGGGTAATCTGGACAGCCTGATTACCTATAGCTGTCACTGGTTGCAGAATTACCTGACCTACAATCCCAATGTGCAGGAAAGCGATCGCGCCATGTGCAGCGGGGTTGCCCACGACAGAGAGCCATCCAAATTGGGCGCGATCGCCCCAATATCCACTTTTATGAATTCTATAAATTAACGTCCTTCTTCCGCCTGATTCGTTGCCAGAAATTGCTTTAAGCGCAGCAAACTTAAAGTCTGACTCAAGTTCAGGGGCAATAAGGAAACCCCTTCCAACCTGGACTGAACCCAACCTTCACCCCACGACCATTCGTGATAGCCATCGATTCCCCCACTTAACAGCAGGCGCAGGCAATTTTCCTCCAGCCGCTCGACATAATGCTGAATGGAAACAGGACCCACCCAACTGGTATAAGTCAATCCCGTTTTCAACAGCTCTGGCAAACCAGAATCGATCCGGGCGGGAGCTAACCACCGCTGAAGTTTAGTGGGCTGAGTCAGGCTTTCCCGCAAAGCCGCTTCAGACGCAGGGATTTCAATTCGGAGGCTACTCTGCTGAAAAGTACCGAGCATACAGAATATTGCGAAATGACGTTCTCTCAGTATGGCAGAGCCGATCCGAATGCTCAACACTCAACGCTCAGTTCCTTCCTCCCTCTACAATAGAGGTAGACTGTAAAGAAACGTAAGGCTTTTCATGACTGACCAACTTGTTCGAGCAACGGCAGCCAGGGGTGGAATCCGGGCTGTAGGGGCGATTACAACTCAGTTGACTGAGGAAGCCAAGCAGCGTCACAGGCTTTCTTATGTCGCTACAGCCGCGCTGAGTCGAACAATGACGGCGGGGCTACTGCTTGCTTCTGGAATGAAGCGCAGAGGCTCAAAGGTCACTATTCGGATTCAGGGTGATGGTCCCCTGGGTCGGGTGGTTGCGGATGCGGGACTGGATGGCACTGTACGTGGCTTTGTGGACTACCCGGAAGCAGAACTGCCCCCAACCGAGAGCGGAAAATTTGATGTGGGTACAGCCGTTGGGCGGTTGGGCTACGTTTACGTCCTGCGGGATGAAGGGCTGGATTATCCCTACACCAGTACCGTAGAACTGGTTTCTGGTGAGGTTGGGGAAGATGTGGCGAACTACCTGGCGTACTCAGAACAGACGCCTTCAGCCCTGGTGCTGGGAGAGTCCTTTGATACCCAGGGAGTGCGAGCATCGGGAGGGCTGCTGATTCAGGTATTGCCTAAAGCCGCCAATGATGAGGCACTGGTGGCAGAACTGGAGTCCAGGGTGACATCCCTGGCAGGCTTCACGCCACTGCTAAAAGAAGGGAAGACGCTCCCAGAAATTTTTGAGCAAATCCTGGGAGGGCTGGATTTACAGATTTTTCCAGAAACGCAGCCTTTACGCTTCCATTGTGGCTGCTCCTACGATCGCGCCTTAGGAGCACTGAAGCTATTTAGTGTTGCTGAGTTGCAGGATATGATCACCGAGGATCAG is from Leptothermofonsia sichuanensis E412 and encodes:
- a CDS encoding WD40 repeat domain-containing protein translates to MFSQFQAAEARRKQAEMNEINAISLSSTVRPWNLQGKVLQTLQGHQSRVLDISFSPDGRWIATASADKTVKLWNRQGKLLKTLNGHSNNVNSVRFSPDGQRFATASSDRTVILWNRDGNPLQTLKGHGNEVKRAVFSPNGQLIATASTDQTVKLWTLDGKPSTTLAGHQRGVWDVVFSPDGNGLATASDDKTARLWKLDGTLLHTLSDHTDGVLCVSFSPDGQTLATSGYDQTVKLWNLDGILLNTLKGHADLVYSLQFSPDGETLATASFDQTAKIWQVRSDRLHILSGHRNWVFDVAFSPDGQAIATASRDKTVKLWNRFGNYLRTFDNQDAVFSVSFSPDSQTIAAASNDFTVKLWNRDGRLINTLTGHQSGIWSVAFSPDSQLIATASADKTAKLWKADGTFLKTLNGHQDNVNSVSFSPDGNTLVTASSDSTVRLWNRDGQLLKTIKGHDGGIWDVSFSPDGNTLVTASSDKTVKLWSRDGKLLRTLKGHLQDARSVRFSPNGQTLASASFDKTIRLWSLDGRLLKILQGHTDSLANIAFSPDGKTLASTGTDNTGVLWNLEYLGNLDSLITYSCHWLQNYLTYNPNVQESDRAMCSGVAHDREPSKLGAIAPISTFMNSIN
- the hslO gene encoding Hsp33 family molecular chaperone HslO, giving the protein MTDQLVRATAARGGIRAVGAITTQLTEEAKQRHRLSYVATAALSRTMTAGLLLASGMKRRGSKVTIRIQGDGPLGRVVADAGLDGTVRGFVDYPEAELPPTESGKFDVGTAVGRLGYVYVLRDEGLDYPYTSTVELVSGEVGEDVANYLAYSEQTPSALVLGESFDTQGVRASGGLLIQVLPKAANDEALVAELESRVTSLAGFTPLLKEGKTLPEIFEQILGGLDLQIFPETQPLRFHCGCSYDRALGALKLFSVAELQDMITEDQGAEAVCDFCGNVYRADAHQLEKLIGDMQGKPI